One window of uncultured Methanobrevibacter sp. genomic DNA carries:
- a CDS encoding hemolysin family protein, which translates to MIGTAFNIIIILILIIINGYLSMAELAVVSVRKSKLQKYIDEGNKNALIVAELGEDANEFLSTVQIGISLTAVLTGAFGGATLSEPLAKLISFLPYSEAISVVVVVIVSTYLTLVIGEIVPKVIALNDPERISLKVAKSMAILTVVSKPISVILAKSSSFLLWLMRIENKNDDLVTEEEIELMIKEGREDGTIEQEEEDIIKRVFKLDDQKVESIMTPRNEIIWIDLEDDREINKIKIIESKRSIFPIAKGELDDFIGVVQAKDILAVMFSEENFDVHKIVKEPLVVSEHMETLELLKEFKENQEYVHMSLVVDEFGCVEGLITLNDLLEGIVGDIPGIDEEDEPKAIQRADGTWLIDGRYNIDEFKKLFDFKGNLPDEEEDNYTTLAGFILSLSGKIPDEEDKYECGRFIFEIIDIDGHQIDKVLVTDLGPQDEEETEE; encoded by the coding sequence ATGATTGGGACGGCATTTAATATAATAATAATCTTAATTTTAATAATAATAAACGGATATTTGTCAATGGCGGAACTTGCTGTTGTATCTGTTAGAAAATCAAAATTGCAAAAGTATATCGATGAAGGAAACAAAAACGCATTAATTGTCGCTGAACTTGGTGAAGACGCCAATGAATTTTTATCTACTGTTCAAATAGGAATATCCCTTACTGCTGTTTTGACTGGGGCATTCGGTGGAGCGACATTGTCCGAACCTCTTGCAAAACTGATTTCATTTTTACCATACAGCGAAGCTATAAGTGTTGTAGTAGTAGTTATAGTGAGCACATATTTAACATTGGTTATTGGAGAAATTGTTCCTAAGGTAATAGCATTAAATGACCCTGAAAGAATTTCATTAAAAGTAGCAAAATCCATGGCAATCCTTACAGTAGTTTCAAAGCCTATAAGTGTTATTCTTGCTAAATCCAGCAGTTTTCTTTTATGGTTAATGAGAATTGAAAATAAAAATGACGATCTTGTTACTGAAGAAGAAATTGAATTAATGATTAAAGAAGGAAGAGAGGACGGAACTATCGAACAGGAAGAAGAAGACATTATTAAAAGAGTTTTCAAGTTAGATGACCAAAAAGTCGAAAGCATAATGACTCCCCGTAATGAAATCATCTGGATTGATTTGGAAGATGATAGAGAAATCAATAAAATCAAAATCATTGAAAGCAAAAGGTCTATTTTCCCAATAGCAAAAGGAGAATTGGACGACTTTATTGGAGTTGTTCAGGCAAAAGATATCCTTGCAGTAATGTTTTCAGAAGAAAACTTTGATGTTCACAAAATCGTAAAAGAACCATTGGTTGTATCCGAACATATGGAAACATTGGAATTATTGAAAGAATTTAAGGAAAATCAGGAATATGTCCATATGTCTTTAGTTGTGGATGAATTCGGATGTGTAGAAGGTTTAATCACATTAAACGACCTGCTTGAAGGAATTGTTGGAGACATTCCAGGTATTGATGAAGAAGACGAGCCTAAAGCTATACAAAGAGCTGATGGAACCTGGTTAATAGACGGCAGATATAATATTGACGAATTTAAAAAATTATTTGACTTTAAAGGCAATTTACCGGATGAAGAAGAAGACAATTACACAACATTAGCAGGATTTATTTTAAGTTTGAGCGGTAAAATACCTGATGAAGAAGACAAATATGAATGTGGCAGATTCATTTTTGAAATTATTGATATTGACGGCCATCAAATTGACAAGGTCCTTGTAACCGATTTAGGACCTCAAGACGAAGAAGAAACAGAGGAATGA
- a CDS encoding DegT/DnrJ/EryC1/StrS aminotransferase family protein: protein MSDIKVPIAKPIIGDEEIENVVEVLKSGMIAQGPKVAEFEQRFAEWVGAEYGIAVNSGTAALHTALLSCGVGKGDEVITTPFTFIASGNSIVYTGAKPVFADIDLKTYTINPDSIEKLISENTKAIMPVQLYGQAANMDRINEIAEKYGLIVIEDAAQAHGAMCNGKKVGSLGDMSCFSFYPTKNMTTSEGGIITTDDEELADNARIFRAHGASIRYHHDDIGYNFRMTDISAAIGLAQLDKIDEFNDKRIENAAYLNDGLKDVDGVITPYCAYGSKHVYHQYTIRVEKGDRDDWVDIINDCGVGTGIHYPIPLYNQPVYKGLGFTGNCPNAELAADNVISLPVHPSLTKEDLDLVIDAVKTASEELD from the coding sequence GTGTCAGATATAAAAGTTCCTATTGCAAAACCAATAATTGGAGATGAAGAAATAGAAAATGTAGTTGAAGTTCTAAAATCCGGAATGATTGCTCAAGGCCCAAAAGTGGCAGAATTCGAACAACGTTTTGCTGAATGGGTGGGTGCAGAGTATGGTATTGCTGTAAATTCCGGAACTGCTGCATTGCATACTGCATTGCTTTCATGTGGTGTTGGAAAAGGCGATGAAGTAATTACAACTCCATTCACATTTATTGCTAGTGGTAACTCAATTGTATACACTGGCGCTAAACCTGTTTTTGCAGACATTGACTTGAAAACTTATACAATAAATCCAGATTCAATTGAAAAATTGATTTCAGAAAATACCAAAGCGATCATGCCTGTTCAGTTATATGGTCAGGCAGCAAATATGGACAGAATTAATGAAATTGCTGAAAAATACGGATTGATTGTTATTGAAGATGCAGCTCAGGCTCATGGAGCAATGTGCAACGGCAAAAAAGTTGGAAGCTTAGGAGATATGTCCTGTTTCAGTTTTTATCCTACTAAAAACATGACAACATCTGAAGGAGGAATTATCACAACTGATGATGAGGAACTGGCTGATAATGCCCGTATATTCAGGGCACATGGTGCAAGCATCAGATACCACCATGATGATATAGGATATAATTTTAGAATGACTGATATTTCAGCAGCAATAGGTCTTGCACAATTAGATAAAATTGATGAATTTAATGACAAACGTATTGAAAATGCAGCATATCTGAATGACGGTCTAAAAGATGTCGATGGAGTAATCACTCCTTACTGTGCATACGGATCAAAACATGTATATCACCAATACACTATAAGAGTTGAAAAAGGAGACAGGGATGACTGGGTTGACATCATTAACGACTGTGGTGTGGGAACCGGTATTCATTACCCTATTCCATTATACAACCAGCCTGTTTACAAAGGATTAGGATTCACTGGAAACTGTCCAAATGCAGAACTTGCAGCAGACAATGTTATTTCTCTTCCAGTCCATCCGTCACTTACAAAAGAAGATTTAGATTTAGTGATCGATGCTGTTAAAACAGCATCTGAAGAGTTAGATTAA
- a CDS encoding MTH1187 family thiamine-binding protein has product MITCDFAILPVGTQTTECKEYVTAAVQSIKDSGLSYQLTGMGTQIEAENLEELYSAIANAQEAIFKLGIGRVYTVIKVDDRRDMENRTLDAKVDTVNEMLK; this is encoded by the coding sequence ATGATTACATGTGATTTTGCAATATTGCCTGTCGGAACACAAACCACTGAATGTAAAGAATATGTAACAGCTGCAGTTCAATCCATTAAAGATTCAGGACTCAGTTATCAGCTGACCGGAATGGGAACACAAATCGAAGCTGAAAACCTAGAAGAACTATACTCCGCAATAGCTAATGCTCAGGAAGCAATTTTTAAGTTGGGAATAGGTAGAGTATATACTGTGATTAAGGTTGATGACAGACGAGATATGGAAAACAGAACTTTAGACGCCAAAGTTGATACAGTAAATGAAATGTTAAAATAA
- the comB gene encoding 2-phosphosulfolactate phosphatase encodes MKVTLSLETTCSKDISIMVDALRASTTITAALNNFDEIIPCFSAEEAMSLKDKVNGVLAGERNGEKLEGFDIGNSPEVVDRLKSNKKTLILTTSNGTRILENMNSTVLVGCLLNAKSAGEKSAKIAESHIDVVMAGVRGQFALEDFLASGEILYWICKNSDEYELNDLAKAAIMASRDYESVIEGFHNCRTGRHLSKLGYEKDIDYCCQKNISDNVAMFKNNKLILIKD; translated from the coding sequence ATGAAAGTCACATTAAGTTTAGAGACAACCTGCAGCAAAGATATTTCAATAATGGTTGATGCTTTAAGAGCAAGTACAACAATTACTGCTGCTTTAAATAACTTTGATGAAATAATTCCTTGTTTTTCTGCTGAAGAAGCTATGAGCTTAAAAGATAAAGTAAATGGAGTTCTGGCAGGAGAGAGAAACGGCGAAAAACTTGAAGGTTTTGACATTGGAAACTCACCTGAAGTTGTTGATAGATTAAAAAGTAATAAAAAAACATTGATATTGACAACAAGCAACGGAACAAGAATTCTGGAAAATATGAACTCAACAGTTCTTGTTGGATGTCTTTTAAATGCTAAATCAGCAGGTGAAAAATCAGCAAAAATTGCTGAAAGCCATATCGATGTTGTCATGGCAGGAGTCAGAGGTCAGTTTGCACTTGAAGACTTTTTGGCTTCAGGCGAAATACTTTATTGGATTTGTAAAAATAGTGATGAATATGAATTAAATGACCTGGCAAAAGCAGCGATTATGGCAAGTAGAGATTACGAATCTGTAATTGAAGGATTTCATAACTGCAGAACAGGCAGGCATTTATCCAAACTTGGATATGAAAAAGATATTGACTATTGCTGTCAAAAAAACATATCAGATAATGTGGCAATGTTTAAAAATAATAAATTAATTCTAATTAAAGATTAA
- a CDS encoding TIGR00269 family protein, translating into MVKLNKDEFNEKIFTRINNLISDYQLIKENELIAVALSGGKDSVLTLHALKNYQNVLDFDLVAISVDEGIDGYRQHGIDSAINNARQLDVELVQKSFKDDEGFCLDDIYQDFKSACIPCGVFRRNILNKTAYELGAVKIATGHNLDDEIQSFLMSFARGDTIKFSKFGPELDVIHPKLVPRIKPLWNTPEKEVGMWAVLNDIDIHLDECPYSHLSLRAKIKEFLNVSEDKYPGVKNNVMESFQKILTFENDIPTSLNECEICGEPTSSGICKACELKELISQNSEGHISNK; encoded by the coding sequence ATGGTCAAATTAAACAAAGATGAATTTAATGAAAAGATTTTTACAAGAATCAATAATCTGATTTCTGATTATCAGTTAATTAAGGAAAATGAGCTTATTGCTGTTGCATTGTCTGGTGGAAAAGACAGTGTATTAACGTTACATGCTCTTAAAAATTATCAGAATGTACTTGATTTTGATTTGGTAGCTATTAGTGTTGATGAAGGAATTGATGGCTACAGACAGCACGGTATAGACTCAGCTATTAACAACGCTAGGCAATTGGATGTTGAATTGGTTCAGAAATCCTTTAAAGATGATGAAGGATTTTGCCTGGATGACATTTATCAGGATTTTAAAAGTGCATGCATTCCATGTGGTGTTTTTAGAAGAAATATTTTAAATAAAACTGCTTATGAACTGGGTGCAGTCAAAATAGCTACAGGTCATAATTTGGATGATGAAATTCAATCTTTTTTAATGAGTTTTGCCAGAGGAGATACTATCAAATTTTCCAAATTCGGTCCGGAACTTGATGTAATTCATCCAAAACTGGTTCCTAGAATTAAACCGCTGTGGAATACTCCTGAAAAGGAAGTGGGCATGTGGGCAGTTTTAAATGATATTGATATTCATTTGGATGAATGTCCTTACTCTCATTTATCTTTAAGAGCTAAAATTAAAGAATTTTTAAATGTTAGTGAAGATAAGTATCCTGGTGTTAAAAATAATGTGATGGAATCTTTCCAAAAAATATTAACCTTTGAAAATGATATTCCCACAAGCCTTAATGAATGTGAAATTTGTGGTGAACCAACTTCATCAGGAATCTGCAAGGCTTGTGAGTTAAAAGAATTAATTTCTCAAAATAGCGAAGGCCATATATCCAATAAATAA
- the mcrD gene encoding methyl-coenzyme M reductase operon protein D: MDIEIFPYRVLGSDTTEKLLNDLESLEDVKRTVIQGPRFPKGEATLPPQYRERRVINVNGEDVVLQVKTARIFIELTLESTIDDIEEICNRHIPFGFDINQDKSHYIRKQKTVTDRIKYGNKELPDELVGMTDQYSTFDDHVNIIKKDD, translated from the coding sequence ATGGATATTGAAATATTTCCTTACAGAGTTCTTGGAAGTGACACTACTGAAAAGTTATTAAATGATTTAGAATCACTTGAAGATGTAAAAAGAACTGTTATTCAAGGTCCTAGATTCCCAAAAGGTGAAGCGACTTTACCACCTCAATACAGGGAACGTAGAGTCATCAATGTTAATGGTGAAGATGTTGTTTTACAAGTTAAAACTGCTAGAATCTTTATCGAATTGACTTTGGAATCTACTATTGATGACATTGAAGAAATCTGTAATAGACATATTCCATTTGGTTTTGACATTAATCAGGATAAGTCTCATTATATCAGAAAACAAAAAACTGTTACTGATAGGATTAAGTATGGTAATAAAGAGTTACCAGATGAACTGGTTGGAATGACAGATCAATATTCAACATTTGATGACCATGTGAATATTATTAAAAAGGATGACTAG
- a CDS encoding DUF1922 domain-containing protein: MYLIFRCDCGRVLYAKKGVATRKCVCGKTLKVKSRRIFKRVETREDASYAVQQMQDEIYGNTDFQRASDL, from the coding sequence ATGTATCTTATATTTCGATGCGACTGCGGTCGTGTATTATATGCAAAAAAAGGTGTTGCAACCCGTAAATGCGTTTGTGGAAAAACATTGAAGGTAAAATCAAGAAGAATATTCAAACGTGTAGAAACAAGAGAAGATGCATCATATGCAGTCCAGCAGATGCAGGATGAGATATATGGCAACACTGACTTTCAAAGGGCCAGTGATTTATAA
- a CDS encoding TraB/GumN family protein, with product MLFLKRECLTIIGTAHVSENSVNEVKDAIYEQQPEVVAIELDRGRYTRLKQEMAGIEEDNTISVSQIIKENKVGLFFVTTLLSYFQSKVGDDVDVRPGAEMVGAIEACEDLQIPIALIDRDITITLQRALNKMGFMEKAKFMFGLIASALGFGDEEDVDIEELKNPDNLDDLMEMFKDEAPSVYETLVHERDAYLAGRLMQIPQDRVIAVVGAGHRPGIERYLDNPETLPPLHELEQIETKKGIPWVKILLAMIPILFVVIFFLAFISGINITGNIYEFIVISMLMGFIGSILSGSKIQSAIVGGVVAPLTIIHPLLAAGWFSGLTEAKFRKVRQSDIKNLAKIESLRDLWNNNIFRILLVVIGTNLGVSIATLVILPSQVFIPLFIKLFGG from the coding sequence GTGTTATTTTTGAAAAGAGAATGTTTAACTATAATCGGTACAGCACACGTATCTGAAAATAGTGTTAATGAAGTAAAAGATGCGATTTATGAACAGCAACCTGAAGTAGTCGCTATCGAACTTGACAGAGGCAGATATACTCGCCTCAAACAAGAAATGGCCGGAATTGAAGAAGACAATACAATATCCGTTAGTCAAATTATTAAAGAGAATAAAGTAGGGCTGTTTTTTGTTACAACACTTCTTAGCTATTTCCAATCCAAGGTTGGAGATGATGTTGATGTAAGACCCGGAGCTGAAATGGTCGGAGCCATTGAAGCCTGCGAAGATTTGCAAATACCAATTGCGCTTATTGACAGAGACATCACAATTACATTGCAGAGAGCATTGAATAAGATGGGCTTTATGGAAAAGGCCAAATTCATGTTCGGATTAATAGCTTCTGCATTAGGCTTCGGTGATGAAGAAGATGTGGATATTGAAGAGCTGAAAAATCCGGACAACCTCGATGATTTAATGGAAATGTTTAAAGATGAAGCTCCAAGTGTTTATGAAACTCTCGTTCATGAAAGAGATGCTTATCTGGCAGGAAGACTTATGCAAATTCCACAGGACAGAGTTATTGCAGTAGTCGGTGCAGGACACAGACCGGGAATTGAAAGATATCTGGATAATCCCGAAACATTACCTCCACTACATGAACTGGAACAGATTGAAACAAAAAAAGGCATCCCCTGGGTTAAAATATTGCTGGCAATGATTCCGATATTATTTGTGGTGATATTTTTTCTGGCATTTATTAGCGGGATAAACATTACAGGAAACATCTATGAATTCATTGTTATAAGTATGCTAATGGGTTTTATCGGTTCTATTCTTTCCGGATCAAAAATTCAATCTGCAATAGTTGGAGGAGTTGTAGCTCCATTAACAATTATTCATCCATTGCTTGCAGCAGGATGGTTTTCAGGACTGACTGAAGCAAAATTCAGAAAAGTCAGACAAAGTGATATTAAAAATTTAGCTAAAATTGAAAGTTTAAGAGACTTATGGAACAATAACATCTTTAGAATTCTTTTAGTAGTTATAGGAACCAATTTAGGAGTAAGCATAGCTACTTTAGTTATTTTGCCATCACAGGTTTTCATACCATTATTCATAAAACTGTTTGGCGGATAA
- a CDS encoding calcium/sodium antiporter: MDGSIIIQIVLLIVGFVFLIKGSDFFVDGSSSIASLLKIPTIIVGLTIVAFGTSAPEAAVSITSSLAGNNAMAVSNVIGSNLFNILMVIGVSALLGDLLMEKSVLNKDLPFLVAITVLFAAFILIGWNITSIEGIILLAILIAYVLYLIRSSKKSKDANKVEKAKLSLPVSIIFIVVGLAGIILGGDLVVKSASSIAMALGMSETLVGLTIVAIGTSLPELVTSLTALKKGENQIVIGNVIGSNIFNILFVLGASSAISEIPLDSSMLIDVVFMIAVTILCFIFGKTQEKYDKKEGIILIALFIGYMAFAILRN, translated from the coding sequence ATGGACGGATCAATTATAATTCAAATTGTTTTATTGATTGTAGGATTTGTATTTTTAATAAAAGGATCCGACTTTTTTGTGGATGGTTCAAGCAGCATTGCTTCACTCTTAAAGATCCCTACAATAATAGTCGGGCTGACTATTGTGGCTTTTGGAACTAGTGCTCCCGAAGCAGCAGTTTCAATTACATCCTCCTTAGCAGGCAACAATGCAATGGCAGTAAGTAATGTAATTGGAAGTAATTTGTTTAACATATTAATGGTTATAGGAGTATCTGCATTACTTGGCGACTTGCTGATGGAAAAAAGCGTATTGAATAAGGATTTGCCATTTTTAGTAGCAATAACAGTATTGTTTGCAGCATTTATACTAATCGGATGGAATATTACAAGTATTGAAGGAATTATTTTGCTTGCAATATTAATAGCTTATGTACTTTATCTTATTCGCTCATCAAAAAAATCAAAAGATGCAAACAAAGTTGAAAAAGCAAAATTATCTCTTCCAGTGAGTATAATTTTCATAGTAGTTGGGCTAGCAGGCATTATTCTCGGTGGAGATTTAGTAGTTAAGAGTGCGTCATCTATAGCAATGGCATTAGGAATGAGTGAAACATTAGTAGGTTTAACTATTGTAGCAATAGGTACCTCTTTACCTGAACTTGTAACCTCATTAACTGCTTTAAAGAAAGGAGAAAATCAGATAGTTATAGGAAACGTAATCGGTTCAAACATATTCAACATATTATTTGTATTAGGTGCAAGTAGTGCAATAAGTGAAATACCTCTTGACTCAAGTATGTTGATAGATGTCGTATTCATGATTGCAGTTACAATACTATGTTTCATATTTGGTAAAACACAGGAAAAATATGATAAAAAAGAAGGTATTATATTAATCGCATTATTTATTGGATATATGGCCTTCGCTATTTTGAGAAATTAA
- a CDS encoding methanogenesis marker 7 protein — protein MYETLTFTGGVHKSEEIKELIEDLGGFILQESIQQMELVLNLAVPLEDVDKIEKKSSELLGKISVAPMAGSEIAIVSPTLARHHLPHAACDISEYLREFGAKDNMIGLARGDGKGTSGITEEEKSLIEEHDIAVFALGSFENCIKEKAFLYDDIDIPVIVTGSPYMDSDALPGADAYVGGLGRIPRRLRRGPDIRALDTLVETIESILNDKKREMALDAPLVPSIVVKNAIENQVREIKDVISPTPVTSQLDGVRVKLNYDTYADVIANVNIDGKKLSELAEIKKSFMYDYILVKINSESSLVEDSN, from the coding sequence ATGTATGAAACATTAACATTTACTGGTGGAGTTCACAAAAGTGAAGAAATAAAAGAATTAATTGAAGATTTGGGAGGATTTATTCTTCAAGAGAGTATTCAGCAAATGGAATTGGTATTAAATCTTGCTGTTCCATTGGAAGATGTTGACAAAATTGAAAAAAAATCCTCAGAATTATTGGGTAAAATATCTGTTGCTCCTATGGCAGGTTCTGAAATAGCTATTGTTTCACCAACTCTTGCAAGACATCATTTGCCTCATGCTGCATGTGATATTTCCGAATATTTGCGTGAGTTCGGTGCAAAAGACAATATGATAGGTCTTGCTCGTGGAGATGGTAAAGGTACATCCGGAATTACTGAAGAGGAAAAAAGCTTAATTGAAGAGCATGACATTGCTGTTTTTGCATTAGGAAGTTTTGAAAATTGTATTAAAGAAAAAGCTTTCCTATATGATGATATTGACATACCAGTCATTGTCACAGGATCTCCTTATATGGATTCTGATGCGCTTCCTGGCGCTGATGCATATGTCGGAGGTCTTGGAAGAATTCCAAGAAGACTTAGAAGAGGTCCGGACATCCGTGCACTTGATACACTAGTTGAAACTATTGAATCAATACTGAATGATAAAAAACGTGAAATGGCTCTTGATGCGCCTTTAGTTCCTTCTATTGTTGTTAAAAATGCAATTGAAAATCAAGTTAGGGAAATTAAAGATGTTATTTCTCCAACACCAGTAACTTCACAATTAGACGGCGTACGTGTAAAATTAAATTATGATACATATGCAGATGTTATTGCAAACGTAAATATTGATGGTAAAAAACTGTCAGAGCTTGCAGAAATCAAAAAATCATTTATGTATGATTATATTTTAGTAAAAATAAATAGTGAGAGTTCTCTTGTAGAGGATTCTAACTAA
- the mcrC gene encoding methyl-coenzyme M reductase I operon protein C — MIGRCTHVVDCREASGMGKGGSLAQRGTFAECGTDVCAIAMSPGRRHITKPVCEITFGLREANVLTSTMVLNAGAGVPHDAPASGGTLFGLTDKEVEQMRNFKLLVVHLGGVANHIIYKARLILRNVNKHCIIICESPVDCEDFAKIGIKTSKVMPDEADIKTAGTIDDIVTGVIRGETISQDKLDEIIRKVKLALGDA; from the coding sequence ATGATAGGACGTTGTACTCACGTTGTGGATTGTAGGGAAGCAAGCGGTATGGGTAAAGGTGGAAGCCTTGCTCAAAGAGGTACTTTTGCAGAATGCGGTACTGATGTATGTGCAATAGCTATGTCTCCTGGACGTAGACACATTACAAAACCTGTTTGTGAAATTACATTCGGTTTACGTGAAGCTAATGTTTTAACAAGCACAATGGTTTTAAATGCTGGTGCGGGCGTTCCTCATGATGCACCTGCTTCTGGTGGAACTTTGTTTGGTCTTACTGATAAGGAAGTCGAACAAATGCGTAATTTCAAATTACTTGTTGTTCACCTAGGTGGTGTTGCAAATCATATTATTTACAAAGCAAGATTAATTCTTAGGAATGTCAACAAACATTGTATTATTATATGCGAATCACCAGTGGACTGTGAAGATTTTGCCAAAATTGGTATTAAAACTTCAAAAGTCATGCCAGATGAAGCTGACATTAAAACTGCAGGAACTATTGATGATATTGTTACAGGTGTTATCCGTGGTGAAACAATTTCACAGGACAAATTAGATGAAATTATTAGAAAAGTTAAATTAGCATTAGGAGATGCATAA
- the mmp10 gene encoding methyl coenzyme M reductase-arginine methyltransferase Mmp10 (Mmp10 (methanogenesis marker protein 10) is a cobalamin-requiring radical SAM methyltransferase that creates the methylarginine modification to methyl coenzyme M reductase.) codes for MQVVADVGGIPGKDCNGFCKYCYFRKVKDVKVFGCAHCLPNKIGCERCSKGVSETQGAFKTPFEVMNQVQSALMMNMGRGEISAYISGGGDISCYPYLESLTANLNQFSISSVLGYTCGKGITDSATATNLINNGVKEVSFTVFSTDPKLRKEWVKDPNPEEALKACQIFCENIDLTGAAVIIPGVNDGDVLRETCNSLEEWGAKGMLLMRFANTFNEGLILGNEPILKGFESQPVEDFSQLVKQINKEYKFRVSGTPVCDPVTGGPFAIASAENEVFLQFIKPITGEATIITSKLAEPYISKIFSKLETGDNVNVVACEKEIACLITKEDLEKLDLSDIKQAVILPGRSFVHQLDAERILSSDGVERIIGRGPDTLTVDGELSIDMTDENVIERELEQFNDLVDAVNFFGMRRIG; via the coding sequence ATGCAAGTTGTAGCAGATGTTGGAGGAATACCTGGAAAAGATTGTAACGGTTTTTGCAAATACTGTTACTTCAGAAAGGTTAAGGATGTTAAAGTATTTGGCTGTGCTCACTGTTTACCAAATAAAATTGGATGTGAGAGATGTAGTAAGGGAGTTTCAGAAACTCAAGGAGCATTTAAAACTCCATTTGAAGTGATGAATCAAGTTCAAAGTGCCCTAATGATGAATATGGGACGTGGAGAAATTTCAGCATACATCAGCGGAGGAGGAGACATCAGCTGTTATCCGTACCTCGAAAGTCTTACAGCCAACCTGAACCAGTTTTCAATATCTTCAGTATTAGGTTATACCTGCGGTAAAGGAATTACCGACAGTGCAACTGCTACCAATTTAATAAACAATGGAGTTAAAGAAGTTTCATTCACTGTTTTTTCAACAGATCCTAAGCTTAGAAAAGAATGGGTAAAAGATCCGAACCCTGAAGAAGCGCTTAAAGCATGCCAAATATTCTGTGAAAACATTGACCTTACAGGCGCTGCAGTAATAATTCCCGGAGTTAATGACGGAGATGTTTTACGTGAAACATGTAATTCATTAGAGGAATGGGGAGCAAAAGGAATGCTTTTAATGAGATTTGCAAACACATTCAATGAAGGATTAATCCTTGGAAACGAACCTATTCTTAAAGGATTTGAATCACAGCCTGTTGAAGATTTTTCTCAGCTGGTTAAACAAATCAATAAAGAATATAAATTCAGAGTAAGCGGAACACCAGTTTGTGATCCAGTAACAGGAGGACCATTCGCAATAGCTAGTGCGGAAAATGAAGTCTTTTTACAGTTTATCAAACCGATAACAGGTGAAGCAACAATAATTACATCTAAACTTGCAGAACCTTACATCTCAAAAATATTTTCAAAACTGGAAACAGGAGACAACGTTAACGTTGTAGCATGTGAAAAAGAAATAGCATGTTTAATTACAAAAGAGGATTTGGAAAAACTTGATTTGAGTGATATAAAACAGGCAGTAATCCTACCTGGCAGATCTTTTGTACACCAGTTAGATGCAGAAAGAATTCTAAGCTCAGACGGTGTTGAAAGAATAATCGGCCGTGGGCCTGACACACTGACCGTTGACGGAGAACTGAGTATTGATATGACCGATGAAAATGTCATAGAAAGAGAGTTGGAACAGTTCAACGATTTAGTGGATGCTGTTAATTTCTTCGGAATGAGAAGAATAGGCTAA